The following are encoded together in the Monodelphis domestica isolate mMonDom1 chromosome 5, mMonDom1.pri, whole genome shotgun sequence genome:
- the C5H12orf40 gene encoding uncharacterized protein C12orf40 homolog produces the protein MNWVGGFRTRIMFQQEKRKQKEYFEKKKLNSKKFLGVLSPSRNSSVSLDLLNLYMVNQISMKQRKPATVRKPTFVNINRNTKIPIRRHNSEFSVAFHYKASNVCLDDTENRFWAKKRTWKIWKQAQHL, from the exons ATGAATTGGGTCGGAGGGTTTAG GACAAGAATTATGTTTCaacaggaaaagagaaagcaaaag gaatattttgaaaagaaaaagctaaattCAAAGAAGTTTCTGGGAGTTTTATCACCCTCTAGAAATTCTTCAGTCAGTTTAGATCTTCTCAATTTGTATATGGTAAATCAGATCTCTATGAAGCAGAGAAAACCTG CTACTGTGAGAAAGCCAACATTTGTGAATATAAATAGGAACACAAAAATACCCATAAGAAGGCACAATTCAGAATTTTCAGTGGCCTTTCATTATAAAGCATCCAACGTTTGCCTTGATGACACAGAAAACAG attctGGGCAAAGAAGAGAACATGGAAGATTTGGAAGCAAGCCCAGCATTTATAA